The following are from one region of the Chloroflexota bacterium genome:
- a CDS encoding FAD-binding protein — MASGPASAEGGARTALPARIISQLREILGPDGVLTRYEDLLVYEYDAYMDRALPEAVIRPTTGQQLAAVVQLAVRERLAITARGGASGLSGGTIPVRGGLVVDLNSMHRILKVDPDNGLALVQPGLINLDLTTAVTPLGLYYAPDPSSQKTSTIGGNIAENSGGPHCLSHGMTTNHIVGLELVTRDGLLCTLGGPAPDAPGYDLVGLAVGSEGTFGVVTQAWVRLLIAPPVTVTFLAAYETIEAAGAAVSALVAAGVVPGALELMDEPSIQALEAAFHVGYPPGAGAILLVDVEGLPEAVEEQEVLVRRICEETPGSMVVQYAGTQAERDKLWAARKGALAACGRVAPNYYLCDGTVPRSKLADVLGTVRQLGIRYGVNVMTVAHIGDGNLHPIIAFDALEEGIIPRVEAAHDELVEACVEAGGTITGEHGVGLEKRKYMPLIFTPHDLEKMALVRDAFNSTGLFNPGKVLPDPGAETAKVAIPIGIGAAIGPDTWV, encoded by the coding sequence ATGGCTTCCGGGCCTGCGAGCGCCGAGGGCGGAGCTCGCACCGCCCTCCCGGCCCGCATCATCTCCCAGCTGCGCGAGATCCTCGGACCTGACGGCGTCCTCACCCGCTACGAGGACTTGCTCGTCTACGAGTACGACGCCTACATGGACCGCGCCCTGCCTGAGGCGGTGATCCGCCCCACCACCGGCCAGCAACTGGCCGCCGTGGTGCAGCTTGCCGTCCGCGAGCGGCTCGCCATCACCGCGCGGGGCGGCGCGAGCGGCCTGAGCGGCGGCACGATCCCCGTGCGCGGCGGCCTCGTGGTGGACCTCAACAGCATGCACCGCATCCTGAAGGTGGACCCCGACAACGGGCTGGCGCTCGTGCAGCCGGGCCTCATCAACCTCGACCTGACCACCGCCGTCACGCCGCTCGGCCTCTACTACGCGCCGGACCCGTCCAGCCAGAAGACCAGCACCATCGGCGGCAACATTGCCGAGAACTCGGGCGGGCCGCACTGCCTCTCGCACGGCATGACGACGAACCACATCGTCGGGCTGGAGCTGGTCACGCGGGACGGCCTGCTCTGCACGCTCGGCGGCCCCGCGCCCGACGCGCCCGGCTACGACCTCGTCGGGCTGGCGGTCGGCTCGGAGGGCACCTTCGGCGTCGTGACGCAGGCCTGGGTGCGGCTGCTGATCGCGCCGCCCGTCACGGTGACCTTCCTGGCCGCCTACGAGACCATCGAGGCGGCTGGCGCAGCCGTCTCGGCGCTGGTGGCGGCAGGGGTGGTGCCGGGCGCACTGGAGCTGATGGACGAGCCGTCGATCCAGGCGCTCGAAGCCGCGTTCCACGTCGGCTACCCGCCGGGCGCCGGGGCGATCCTCCTGGTGGACGTCGAGGGGCTGCCGGAAGCGGTCGAAGAGCAGGAAGTGCTGGTACGCCGCATCTGCGAGGAGACGCCCGGCTCGATGGTCGTCCAGTACGCGGGCACCCAGGCCGAGCGCGACAAGCTCTGGGCCGCCCGCAAGGGCGCGCTGGCCGCCTGTGGCCGCGTCGCCCCCAACTACTACCTGTGCGACGGCACGGTGCCACGCTCCAAGCTGGCCGATGTCCTTGGGACGGTCCGGCAGCTCGGCATCCGGTACGGCGTGAACGTGATGACGGTCGCCCACATCGGCGACGGCAACCTGCACCCGATCATCGCCTTCGACGCCCTGGAGGAGGGCATCATCCCGCGCGTCGAGGCCGCCCACGACGAGCTGGTGGAGGCGTGCGTCGAGGCCGGCGGCACCATCACCGGCGAGCACGGCGTCGGGCTGGAGAAGCGGAAGTACATGCCGCTGATCTTCACGCCGCACGATCTGGAGAAGATGGCCCTGGTGCGCGACGCCTTCAACTCGACGGGCCTCTTCAACCCCGGCAAAGTCCTCCCCGACCCAGGAGCCGAGACCGCGAAGGTCGCCATCCCGATCGGGATCGGCGCGGCCATCGGCCCGGACACCTGGGTCTGA